A stretch of the Balearica regulorum gibbericeps isolate bBalReg1 chromosome 23, bBalReg1.pri, whole genome shotgun sequence genome encodes the following:
- the ESAM gene encoding endothelial cell-selective adhesion molecule isoform X1 gives MGALPRAALALAALLGVSSAVLEVHVGTSSVFSVEGQQAVLPAWYTSRSQKKPYVTWLLDKEDADPFQILTYLDGVVKVEETELKPRVGFLYPVLTHNISLFINATRERDSGQYMCTVNVVDDATGTGKNVGIINLTVLVPPAAPACQLHGTPTVGANVTLSCASAKGKPPPAYRWQRTAPTLQVFFPPAQGAAPESVARRPSQGHPQADQPLHGDVGSLRLRGRKPSGFSRVQRRAGGALKSSATGGRNVTARRRWPMRSRRMPWPPKRRRGRGAPLQTPSPKPAPCPPSPGRNPTGPNPPPTPPPSSPPPAAIGDPRRGEGDAPPTSRPPRLTGPPGTARIRLRPRARCPPPAWHGRALCPSWCQHRAGPAPWCEPPPNPPPPKKGGAHIQQPPPLHFLGWVGVFFPPFWVGFVFFSF, from the exons ATGGGCGCGCTGCCCCGGGCCGCGCTGGCGCTGGCTGCGCTGCTGG GTGTCTCCTCGGCCGTGCTGGAGGTACACGTGGGGACGAGCTCGGTCTTCTCCGTGGAGGGGCAGCAAGCAGTGCTGCCCGCCTGGTACACCAGCCGCTCCCAGAAGAAGCCCTACGTCACCTGGCTGCTGGATAAGGAAGATGCTGATCCCTTCCAG ATCCTGACCTACCTGGACGGGGTGGTGAAGGTGGAGGAGACGGAGCTGAAGCCCCGCGTGGGGTTCCTGTACCCCGTCCTCACCCACAACATCTCATTGTTCATCAACGCCACCCGGGAGCGTGACTCGGGCCAGTACATGTGCACCGTCAACGTGGTGGATGACGCCACCGGCACGGGCAAGAACGTCGGCATCATCAACCTCACCGTCCTGG TgccgccggccgcccccgccTGCCAGCTGCACGGGACCCCCACCGTGGGAGCCAACGTCACCCTGAGCTGCGCCTCCGCCAAGGGGAAGCCCCCGCCCGCCTACCGGTGGCAGCGCACGGCCCCCACCCTGCAGGtcttcttcccccccgcccagg ggGCAGCACCCGAATCTGTCGCCCGCAGACCCAGCCAGGGGCACCCTCAAGCTGACCAACCTCTCCATGGAGATGTCGGGTCTCTACGTCTGCGTGGCCGAAAACCGAGCGGGTTCAGCCGAGTGCAGCGTCGCGCTGGAGGTGCACTCAA GTCGTCGGCTACCGGAGGAAGAAACGTGACGGCCAGGAGGAGGTGGCCAATGAGATCAA GGAGGATGCCGTGGCCCCCAAAACGCCGTCGTGGGCGAGGAGCCCCGCTTCAGACACCATCTCCAAAACCAGCACCTTGTCCTCCATCGCCCGGGAGAAACCCTACGGGGCCAAACCCCCCTCCGACACCGCCTCCATCCTCACCGCCACCGGCAGCTATCGGGGACCCCCGCCGCGGGGAGGGGGACGCGCCCCCAACCTCTCGCCCCCCGCGGTTAACGGGGCCCCCCGGCACCGCCAGGATCCGGTTGCGCCCCCGGGCTCGTTGCCCCCCTCCAGCTTGGCACGGGCGGGCGCTGTGCCCGTCATGGTGCCAGCACAGAGCCGGGCCGGCTCCTTGGTGTgagccccccccaaaccccccccccccaaaaaaaggggGTGCCCATATCCAGCAACCACCCCCCCTCCATTTTCTGgggtgggttggggttttttttccccctttttgggtgggttttgtttttttttctttttaa
- the ESAM gene encoding endothelial cell-selective adhesion molecule isoform X3: protein MGALPRAALALAALLGVSSAVLEVHVGTSSVFSVEGQQAVLPAWYTSRSQKKPYVTWLLDKEDADPFQILTYLDGVVKVEETELKPRVGFLYPVLTHNISLFINATRERDSGQYMCTVNVVDDATGTGKNVGIINLTVLVPPAAPACQLHGTPTVGANVTLSCASAKGKPPPAYRWQRTAPTLQVFFPPAQDPARGTLKLTNLSMEMSGLYVCVAENRAGSAECSVALEVHSTASTKAIIAGAVLGSLGALATIVFFACQVVGYRRKKRDGQEEVANEIKEDAVAPKTPSWARSPASDTISKTSTLSSIAREKPYGAKPPSDTASILTATGSYRGPPPRGGGRAPNLSPPAVNGAPRHRQDPVAPPGSLPPSSLARAGAVPVMVPAQSRAGSLV from the exons ATGGGCGCGCTGCCCCGGGCCGCGCTGGCGCTGGCTGCGCTGCTGG GTGTCTCCTCGGCCGTGCTGGAGGTACACGTGGGGACGAGCTCGGTCTTCTCCGTGGAGGGGCAGCAAGCAGTGCTGCCCGCCTGGTACACCAGCCGCTCCCAGAAGAAGCCCTACGTCACCTGGCTGCTGGATAAGGAAGATGCTGATCCCTTCCAG ATCCTGACCTACCTGGACGGGGTGGTGAAGGTGGAGGAGACGGAGCTGAAGCCCCGCGTGGGGTTCCTGTACCCCGTCCTCACCCACAACATCTCATTGTTCATCAACGCCACCCGGGAGCGTGACTCGGGCCAGTACATGTGCACCGTCAACGTGGTGGATGACGCCACCGGCACGGGCAAGAACGTCGGCATCATCAACCTCACCGTCCTGG TgccgccggccgcccccgccTGCCAGCTGCACGGGACCCCCACCGTGGGAGCCAACGTCACCCTGAGCTGCGCCTCCGCCAAGGGGAAGCCCCCGCCCGCCTACCGGTGGCAGCGCACGGCCCCCACCCTGCAGGtcttcttcccccccgcccagg ACCCAGCCAGGGGCACCCTCAAGCTGACCAACCTCTCCATGGAGATGTCGGGTCTCTACGTCTGCGTGGCCGAAAACCGAGCGGGTTCAGCCGAGTGCAGCGTCGCGCTGGAGGTGCACTCAA CAGCCAGCACCAAAGCCATCATCGCCGGTGCCGTGCTGGGCTCTCTGGGCGCCCTCGCCACCATCGTCTTCTTCGCCTGCCAGGTCGTCGGCTACCGGAGGAAGAAACGTGACGGCCAGGAGGAGGTGGCCAATGAGATCAA GGAGGATGCCGTGGCCCCCAAAACGCCGTCGTGGGCGAGGAGCCCCGCTTCAGACACCATCTCCAAAACCAGCACCTTGTCCTCCATCGCCCGGGAGAAACCCTACGGGGCCAAACCCCCCTCCGACACCGCCTCCATCCTCACCGCCACCGGCAGCTATCGGGGACCCCCGCCGCGGGGAGGGGGACGCGCCCCCAACCTCTCGCCCCCCGCGGTTAACGGGGCCCCCCGGCACCGCCAGGATCCGGTTGCGCCCCCGGGCTCGTTGCCCCCCTCCAGCTTGGCACGGGCGGGCGCTGTGCCCGTCATGGTGCCAGCACAGAGCCGGGCCGGCTCCTTGGTGTga
- the ESAM gene encoding endothelial cell-selective adhesion molecule isoform X4 → MGALPRAALALAALLGVSSAVLEVHVGTSSVFSVEGQQAVLPAWYTSRSQKKPYVTWLLDKEDADPFQILTYLDGVVKVEETELKPRVGFLYPVLTHNISLFINATRERDSGQYMCTVNVVDDATGTGKNVGIINLTVLVPPAAPACQLHGTPTVGANVTLSCASAKGKPPPAYRWQRTAPTLQVFFPPAQDPARGTLKLTNLSMEMSGLYVCVAENRAGSAECSVALEVHSTSTKAIIAGAVLGSLGALATIVFFACQVVGYRRKKRDGQEEVANEIKEDAVAPKTPSWARSPASDTISKTSTLSSIAREKPYGAKPPSDTASILTATGSYRGPPPRGGGRAPNLSPPAVNGAPRHRQDPVAPPGSLPPSSLARAGAVPVMVPAQSRAGSLV, encoded by the exons ATGGGCGCGCTGCCCCGGGCCGCGCTGGCGCTGGCTGCGCTGCTGG GTGTCTCCTCGGCCGTGCTGGAGGTACACGTGGGGACGAGCTCGGTCTTCTCCGTGGAGGGGCAGCAAGCAGTGCTGCCCGCCTGGTACACCAGCCGCTCCCAGAAGAAGCCCTACGTCACCTGGCTGCTGGATAAGGAAGATGCTGATCCCTTCCAG ATCCTGACCTACCTGGACGGGGTGGTGAAGGTGGAGGAGACGGAGCTGAAGCCCCGCGTGGGGTTCCTGTACCCCGTCCTCACCCACAACATCTCATTGTTCATCAACGCCACCCGGGAGCGTGACTCGGGCCAGTACATGTGCACCGTCAACGTGGTGGATGACGCCACCGGCACGGGCAAGAACGTCGGCATCATCAACCTCACCGTCCTGG TgccgccggccgcccccgccTGCCAGCTGCACGGGACCCCCACCGTGGGAGCCAACGTCACCCTGAGCTGCGCCTCCGCCAAGGGGAAGCCCCCGCCCGCCTACCGGTGGCAGCGCACGGCCCCCACCCTGCAGGtcttcttcccccccgcccagg ACCCAGCCAGGGGCACCCTCAAGCTGACCAACCTCTCCATGGAGATGTCGGGTCTCTACGTCTGCGTGGCCGAAAACCGAGCGGGTTCAGCCGAGTGCAGCGTCGCGCTGGAGGTGCACTCAA CCAGCACCAAAGCCATCATCGCCGGTGCCGTGCTGGGCTCTCTGGGCGCCCTCGCCACCATCGTCTTCTTCGCCTGCCAGGTCGTCGGCTACCGGAGGAAGAAACGTGACGGCCAGGAGGAGGTGGCCAATGAGATCAA GGAGGATGCCGTGGCCCCCAAAACGCCGTCGTGGGCGAGGAGCCCCGCTTCAGACACCATCTCCAAAACCAGCACCTTGTCCTCCATCGCCCGGGAGAAACCCTACGGGGCCAAACCCCCCTCCGACACCGCCTCCATCCTCACCGCCACCGGCAGCTATCGGGGACCCCCGCCGCGGGGAGGGGGACGCGCCCCCAACCTCTCGCCCCCCGCGGTTAACGGGGCCCCCCGGCACCGCCAGGATCCGGTTGCGCCCCCGGGCTCGTTGCCCCCCTCCAGCTTGGCACGGGCGGGCGCTGTGCCCGTCATGGTGCCAGCACAGAGCCGGGCCGGCTCCTTGGTGTga
- the ESAM gene encoding endothelial cell-selective adhesion molecule isoform X2: MGALPRAALALAALLGVSSAVLEVHVGTSSVFSVEGQQAVLPAWYTSRSQKKPYVTWLLDKEDADPFQILTYLDGVVKVEETELKPRVGFLYPVLTHNISLFINATRERDSGQYMCTVNVVDDATGTGKNVGIINLTVLVPPAAPACQLHGTPTVGANVTLSCASAKGKPPPAYRWQRTAPTLQVFFPPAQDPARGTLKLTNLSMEMSGLYVCVAENRAGSAECSVALEVHSSESSATGGRNVTARRRWPMRSRRMPWPPKRRRGRGAPLQTPSPKPAPCPPSPGRNPTGPNPPPTPPPSSPPPAAIGDPRRGEGDAPPTSRPPRLTGPPGTARIRLRPRARCPPPAWHGRALCPSWCQHRAGPAPWCEPPPNPPPPKKGGAHIQQPPPLHFLGWVGVFFPPFWVGFVFFSF, from the exons ATGGGCGCGCTGCCCCGGGCCGCGCTGGCGCTGGCTGCGCTGCTGG GTGTCTCCTCGGCCGTGCTGGAGGTACACGTGGGGACGAGCTCGGTCTTCTCCGTGGAGGGGCAGCAAGCAGTGCTGCCCGCCTGGTACACCAGCCGCTCCCAGAAGAAGCCCTACGTCACCTGGCTGCTGGATAAGGAAGATGCTGATCCCTTCCAG ATCCTGACCTACCTGGACGGGGTGGTGAAGGTGGAGGAGACGGAGCTGAAGCCCCGCGTGGGGTTCCTGTACCCCGTCCTCACCCACAACATCTCATTGTTCATCAACGCCACCCGGGAGCGTGACTCGGGCCAGTACATGTGCACCGTCAACGTGGTGGATGACGCCACCGGCACGGGCAAGAACGTCGGCATCATCAACCTCACCGTCCTGG TgccgccggccgcccccgccTGCCAGCTGCACGGGACCCCCACCGTGGGAGCCAACGTCACCCTGAGCTGCGCCTCCGCCAAGGGGAAGCCCCCGCCCGCCTACCGGTGGCAGCGCACGGCCCCCACCCTGCAGGtcttcttcccccccgcccagg ACCCAGCCAGGGGCACCCTCAAGCTGACCAACCTCTCCATGGAGATGTCGGGTCTCTACGTCTGCGTGGCCGAAAACCGAGCGGGTTCAGCCGAGTGCAGCGTCGCGCTGGAGGTGCACTCAAGTGA GTCGTCGGCTACCGGAGGAAGAAACGTGACGGCCAGGAGGAGGTGGCCAATGAGATCAA GGAGGATGCCGTGGCCCCCAAAACGCCGTCGTGGGCGAGGAGCCCCGCTTCAGACACCATCTCCAAAACCAGCACCTTGTCCTCCATCGCCCGGGAGAAACCCTACGGGGCCAAACCCCCCTCCGACACCGCCTCCATCCTCACCGCCACCGGCAGCTATCGGGGACCCCCGCCGCGGGGAGGGGGACGCGCCCCCAACCTCTCGCCCCCCGCGGTTAACGGGGCCCCCCGGCACCGCCAGGATCCGGTTGCGCCCCCGGGCTCGTTGCCCCCCTCCAGCTTGGCACGGGCGGGCGCTGTGCCCGTCATGGTGCCAGCACAGAGCCGGGCCGGCTCCTTGGTGTgagccccccccaaaccccccccccccaaaaaaaggggGTGCCCATATCCAGCAACCACCCCCCCTCCATTTTCTGgggtgggttggggttttttttccccctttttgggtgggttttgtttttttttctttttaa